CTGTTGGGAGATTTTTATATTCTGTTGGTCCCGTTGGTCAGTTTAATATCTGCCATGGTAGTGATTAGTGGATATATAGTATATCGAAAAAAATTCAAACACTAAAAATAATAAAGATATGATTGCAAGAACGATTCAGTCAGCTCCTAAAAAGGAGAATCCGCATGGAGTAGAAGTACACAAGATGTATGATGATCCCTCTGCGCAGATCATGCACATGACCCTGCAGCCAGGAGAGGGATTAAAACCTCACGCTACTCCGGTCGACGTTACTTTTTATGTTCTGGAGGGAAAACTGACCGTATTGATAGGCGACGAGTCGGAACGTTTTGATGAAGGGACCTTAATTGAGAGTCCGGCAAACATTGTTCATTCATTACTTAACGAATCTGAACGAGTTGCCCGCGTTCTGGTTACTAAAGCACCCCGACCGTCTGGTCCGGGAAAGATAAAGTCGTCAGAATAGGCAGGTATAGGAAAGCTGCTTTCCCATACGTTTTTTTTTGCAAGCTTCTCTCAGTTTTTCGAGACATTAGCTGAAGATAAATGCGTAAAGCCCTTGTTGGTCACAATAGGGGCTTTTATGCATGAATTGGTACCTATCTATACCATCCGGTAAACCTCTTCATTGGAATCTTTTGCGTTGGTATATCGTTTTTGGTTAAATTCGAAAATCAGAATTAACGCTCTCCAGTTGGTCCCATAACGAAAAGAATGGTTTCTGTATGAATAGAAACCAATTAGTATGCAGCCGCTGAAGGGCAAGTTTAAAACAGAAAGAATCAATTTCTGATACAATTGTAAAATTAAAAATATGGCAATTCATCCTGTAAAGAATATTAGTATTTCGATTGAACGAGCTGTAGATGAAGTGTATAGATTTACTTCTAATCCTGCGAATTTTCCTATGTGGGTTGAATTTATTGATTCAATAACCAAAAAGAACAGTATTTGGTTAGCTGGAACGGACCTTGGAAACTTAAAAATAGAAATTACGCCACAGAATGAATTCGGGATTTTGGATCATCAGGTTGCACTCCCTGACGGAACAATAGTCGATAATCCCATGAGAGTGATGGCAAATGGCGAAGGCTGCGAATTGATCTTTACATTGTTTTGGATGCCTGGACGGTCAGAAGAGGAGTTCAAGCAAGATGCGAAAGCTGTTGAACGAGACTTAAAGCGATTGAAGAAACTCATGGAAGAGGAATCGTGAGATACAGAATTTAGGGCATCCCCGTAAGGATATTTGTTGAGTGATGATTCATTTGAAACAAAGGACTTGTTAGGTAGGTCATTACAAAAAATAGTCCTGTAGTTAGATTCCTGTCTGGTCTGTAAAATAATACGGTTCATCGTTGTATGTGGAGAAATAATCAGGTTTAACCGTTTCACTTAAATGTTATAGAATGGTACAAAATGAGACAGCTAAACAAACAGTTCTGATCACCGGAGCGTCTTCGGGTATTGGAAAGATAACCGCTCAGGTATTCGCGAACCAAGGTTTTCGTGTTTTAGGTACCAGCCGACGTAAAGTCCCGGATGCAGAAGGTGTTGAAATGCTGGAACTAAACGTATGTTCCGATGAGTCTGTCAGACAATGTGTAGCAGAAGTATTGGCAAAGGTAGAACGCATCGATATACTAGTTAACAATGCTGGTGTCGAACATCTGGGTATAGTTGAAGAGACTACAATGAAGGAGGTGTACTCGGTATTTGAAACCAACTTTTTTGGTGTTGTTCGAGTGACCAATGCTATCTTGCCCTTTATGAGAAAACACAGAAATGGGAGAATAATCAATATAGGCTCCTTAGCCGCTTGGGTTGGTGAACCGGGGGAGGCTTTTTATTCTGCTTCTAAACATGCGCTCTCCGGATATACAGAGGCTTTACGACACGAGGTCTGGCCTTTTGGCATCGATGTTTCTCTGGTTGAACCTGCGGCGTTTAAAACCAATGTCATCAACGCAGCATCGATATCAAAGGAGACTAATCCTGAGTATAATGCAGTACGATCGGCTGCCCGTCAGACATTGCAGGATAGCATGGGCAAAGGAGGTGATCCAATGAAAGTGGCAAGGCTCATCCTGAAAATAGCACGAACCCGTTCACCTCGTTTTCGTTATGGAGTAGGGGCTGGAGCCCGTTGGATACCTTATCTCAGGATATTGTTACCGCAGCGAACATTTGATAAGCTTTTAAGGCGCGGTTTTGGTTTGAGAAAGATTGAGGATATGAATAGGTGATCTTATTTTGTACAACAGGACATTAACACCTATTTTATTTGCTATCAACTGCCTGAATAGTTGGACCAGGTACATACACGGTTCGGCGTCCTGTCGACACCTGAAACTTTTTCTTTATCTTCGGGTAGTCCCAATAGAGATACTTTGTAATAAAATTAGAAATACCTTAAGCGCTGTTTGGCCTTTTGTTATTGAAGGGGCTTGGATGATTTAACAAAATGAATTCAAGTATGAAAATATTTCGTGAACCCGATCTTTCGGGGCGGCCTTATTCGCTAACTGTTGAAAAGGAAATGGACCTGGAAGCAGAAATACTGTTTAGGGCTTGGACCAAAGAATTCGATACCTGGTTTGCAGCACCGGGGTCTGTTTTAATGACGGGACAGGTTAATACTCCTTTTTTCTTTGAAACCGAATTTCAACCGGATGAAAATTCCGAGCTTTTCAGATATCCGCATTACGGGCGTTTTCTGCAGGTTGTACCAAGCGAGTTGGTACAAATCACCTGGATAACAGGCGAGGGAGGTACATCAGGTGCCGAAACGGTAGTCACTGTGGAATTCATCCCTAAAGGGGACAAGACATTGTTGAGATTGAGTCATTCGGGTTTTCCTGATGAAGATTCCAGAAACGGACATGAGCAGGCCTGGCCCATGGCATTGGAACAGCTCGCCTGGCAATACCAATAGAATACGACTAAATTAAGACAAGACGGAGTCATGGAGAGACCGGATAATACGGCCGTAAGAACGGCGTTATGGAGAGCTTTGCACGTTCAGGTGGATGCAGAACCTTATATTCTGGAAGATGAAATCGGTTTGAAACTGGTAGCTCCATCCGATGACTGGCAGCAACGTCCTGATATGCGATTCACTCAGCGACTTCGGGCGTCGGTTGTAGGCAGGGCCCGCTTTGTTGAGGATTTCATTGTTGATCAAAGCAAACGGGGAATTAGTCAGTTGGTTGTTCTTGGGGCAGGACTTGATACATTTGCTCAACGGAAGACAGGCATTGCCTCCAAACTTCAAATATACGAAATTGACCGTACGGCAACTTTGGATTGGAAGCGACAGCGATTAACTGAACTTGGTTTTCGCATTCCGAAATTTCTACATTACGTTGGGGTTAATTTTGAGATGTCTTCGTGGTGGGACCGATTGTTGAAAGCGGGATTTGATGTCAATCAACCGACAGTTTTAACCTGCACGGGCGTTAGTTTATACCTGACCAGAGAAGCCAATGTTGCCATGTTAAATCAAGTGGCTGAATTGGCCCCCGGTTCGAAAGTTGCTATCTCATTTTATTTGCCGGTGGATTTACTGGATGAAGAAGACCGGGCGATGCAGAATTTGGCCGAAAAAGGTGCGCAGGAAGCCGGAACACCTATGATGAGTTTTTTCTCTCCTGATGAGCTATTGGCATTGGGAACTGAAGCAGGTATAAACGATGTGAGATTGGTGACAACGAAGGATTTGGAATATTCTTATTTTTCTAACAGAACTGACAACCTTCTACCTGCCAGCGGAGAGATATTTCTGTTGGGAACTACGTCTAAATCGGATTAGGGATTAGCTAGTTGGGAAGGTGATTATGGAAACAATGAAAAGAAATTTGAGAATAACGAAAGCTACCCTAGAGAACCTTCATCATGCTTATATCATACATACAGCTTTGAAAGTAAGGTGAACTCCGGGAGATATGGTTTGAGAGACAATCATTAACTTAAAGGCATTGATTGAAGATGGAGAAAGCAACTCATTCCTGTTAAAACAAAAAGAAAAATGATGAAAATTGGCAGAGTTTTTTTTGGAAAAGACAACAAATACGGGATTCTGAATTTATTAATCGCTTCTGTTGTTTTTTTTCCATCAACTCTTGTCGGTCAGGAGTCGGTGAGAAGTTATAAAACGGTGGCCCGGAATGAAACACCGAACTATGCTGAATTCTCGCCTGATGGGAAATGTATTGCCGCCGGCGTTTTGGGGGCCGTAAGGGTTTGGAGGAGTCAGTCCAATGAATTTAAAGATTATCCGACCAAACTGAAGAATGAAACACCGGCTTTCGTCCGCTTCTCATCGGATGGAAATTATATTGCTGCCGGAGTATTCGGTGCTGTAAGAGTTTGGGAGCTGCAGTCGAATGAATACAGGGACTTTCCGACAAAATTGAAGAATGAAACCCCGAAGTATGTCTGTTTTTCTCCTGCCGGAAAGCATATGGCCGCTGGTGTGTTTGGAGCAGTCAGGGTCTGGAATGTAAGATCGGGTAAATTTGCAGATTATCCTACCAAACTAAGAAACGAGACACCTAAATTTGTGCGATTTTCTCCGGATGGAAGATACATAGTGGCTGGCTCTTATGGTACTGTCAGGATTTGGGAACTGGCAGAATAAGATCAGGGTTAGTGGAATTAAGAGAAATTTTTAGTCCAGGGAGTGAAGATTTAATTGATTCGTTTTCGTCTTTGTTAGTGTGAACCATAAAAAGTCCTTTTCAAGATGGGGTATCTTAGAGAATATTATGAACGGATTGTCAAATTGAGAGAATCGGAATGGGATTTTATTGCCGCTCACTTCCAGAAAAGAGTGTTTGACAAAAAAGAAATCATCACCGGGAAAGGAGATACGGAAAATTACTTGTCATTTATTGAGTCCGGGACCGTTCGGTTTTACATTCCGGATATGGAAAATGAGTTAACATTCAATTTCAGTTTTGGCAAGGAGTTTACTTGTGCCTATGATTCATTTCTGACGCAGACCCCCTCGGAATACGCGTTGCAAGCGTTGACCGAAACAATTGCCTGGCAGATTTCTTACGCTGATTTACAAGAGGTATACAGTCAAACCCAAGTCGGAAACTATCTGGGACGTTTTGCATCCGAGAAGCTTTTTCTGGCAAAAAGCAGAAGAGAATTGTCGCTGCTTAGGTACAATGCAAAAGAGAGGTATTTGCGATTGTTTCGTGAACAACCTGACATTCTGAAACTCGTACCGTTAAAATATATTGCCTCTTATATCGGAATAACGCCACAAGGATTAAGCAGGATAAGACGGCAAATAAGTTAACATAGGTTCATTGCCTGTTCCGATGGTTCTTCAGAATTTTGAAGTACAAAAATGGACCGAATATGAGAATCCCCATCCTGGCCATCGGGCACAGAATGCTAAAAGAAAAATCTCAAGAATTGTCTGCTGATTATCCTGAGCTCGACAGATTGATTGACAACATGTGGGAGACTATGCAAAACGCCAATGGGAGCGGGTTGGCCGCGCCACAAGTGGGTGTACCCATCCGGTTGTTCATTGTTGACAGCAAATCGACTTTTGAGAGTCTTGATGAATCAGACCGGGCGACATACTACCAAAGTGAGGACAGAGGTATTAAGGAAGCTTTTATTAACGCCCGAATTACTAAACGTTCCGAACAGTACTGGGAAGACGAAGAGGGATGCCTGAGTATTCCCGGGTTATCACAACCAGTTAGAAGACCATGGTCGATTACAGTTGAATATTACAACTCTGATTTCATAAAACAAACCCAAACATTTAGCGGAACTACAGCCAGAATAATTCAACATGAATACGATCATGTTGAGGGAATATTGTATATCGACCATTTGAAACCGATTACAAAAAGACTGATACAGTCCAGGCTGAAGAGGATCATTAACGGTCGGGTTGAAACTAACTATCCAATGAATTTTCCGAAAGGAAACAGATCCTGAATCGAATAAGTCAAAATCAGTTGGTACGGAATGTACCAATCAAGATGTGTTTTTCGGATGCGGATACTATTTTCCGGTTTTTCAGGAAAAATCAAACGCAAATCGCCGGGATAAGTGAAAATGCTGTTGGTTTCATATACCATGCTTTGACAGAAGTCCATCTGTTCCTGCCTTGGTGATCCGGGTGATCGGGTTTCACTTTGGAAACTTTGCAGTGTCGGTCGGCGAGGAGCTAGAGCACTTTTTCAACAGTTGGATAGGAGCACCAATCCGGTGGAAGCTGTTGCCAGAATGAACATCCCGGTCCAGAATCCGAGAACCATGTGTAAGCTCATGTAAATAAAATTCTTCGGATCCCGAAACGGAATAACCGACGTACATTTTTGCGTTCAGGCCACCAGATGATATAGCCTGAAATTACCAAAACAATGAAACTGATGCAAAAAATTCCGGTAATTACTTTTCCTGTTTTTCCGAATAATAGGTAGCGCTGCGACATAGAAAAAACGCGTGCGTTTGCTTGCATCGCGCACGACTTCGCCAGCATACGGATTGAACACCAGGTTTCGGTGTAAATCGGCCGTGGTTTCGTAGCGGAACCATACCTTGCGTTTGGGATTGTGAAACAGGTAAATTTGTCTGACTTTGGCTTCGGGGCGTGTAGTCGCAAAATTCGAGAATAGGTCATCCAGTGGTCATAGTTGCCAACGGGTACGATAGCAGGTCTATTGGTCGACAGAGAATTTATGAACGAGAGCTTCGAAAAACGAGCAAAGAATTTGATTCGTTGTTAGGCATTGGTCCCAGTAATGCCTACTTTTATTGCACAAAATCAAATGACTCGTATTTTGGGAACAACTCTTAAATTTATAGGAGCTTAGTATTAGCCTCATAACCACAGGCTAATCATTCTTTTTGTTTGGGTGCTTCTACCTGAACAGGTTTTCGATTGATCATATTATTCGCGACGTTGCTTCTATGAGCAATAGCATCTGCAATGGCGGTTTCTGACCTTTACGCAGGTTGGAAATGGTTATGTCGTGGATAATACCGGAAAATTTAAAAAGAATATTAAGCACGACTATAAATTATGAGTATAGAATATACCTGGGAGGTAAAGGCTGCAAACCTCCCTCTTTTAAAAAGAAAATGCAATCATTGTGAAAGTGACCGATTTTACTGCAGCGAGAAATTCAGAATGAACGCCCAAAAAAAGAACATTGATATATGGTTAGTCTACAGGTGTATAAAATGCGATAATACCTATAACATGTCCCTGTTTTCCCGAACCAAGCCAGAGCTGATTTCCAAAAATCTGTTCAACAATTTTTTGGAAAATAATACGGAAACTGTCTGGGCGTATGCATTCTCCCATGAAGTAAGCCGACGCAATAATGTTGAACTTGACTTTGATAGCGTTGAGTACGATGTGAAGCACGAAAACGTCTCAATTGAGGACATTTTGAATTTCTATACGGAAGCTGTGGCGTTCAAGATTAAATGTCCTTTTGATTTTCGTCTTAAATTGTCGTCCGTTCTCAGGGTATGTTTGGAGCTATCGGCCAGTAGATTAAATAAATTGATTGAAGAAGGAGTGATATCTGTTCAGGAAAAACATTTGGAAAAGAGGCACAAGGTTAAAGACGGCGACATTGTTCAGATAAACAGTGAAAAATTGAGAAGCGTATACCATACCTGGGGATAAGAATAATGGAGCGAATCGTTTTGATCCGACCATAAAATGGTAATTTAAACCTTGAAAGGAGAAAGATATCCCCGGCTATAGGCTACGGTGTACACACATCTTGGTCACCCATAAGAATCATGAATCCCTGGAAGATATCTTCAAAGCGATCCATTCCTTCTTTTAATGTTATCTATCCCGGGGGCTTTGAGACTGATAGGCTTTCCATCCTCCAATCCGGGCAATTATCCATGCCGCCCAGGCCAGGGTTTCAGGACTATATGGATTTCTTTGTTTTTCTGTTTTCCCCTGGTATTTTTCGTTCAGCAGTTTCAGGCATTTTATCTGTCCGGAAGAAAAACTCTGTTTGGCAGGCATCTGCTCACTTTGTTGCAAGGCGAATTTCAGCTGTAAAATAGTTAAGGCACTTTGCATGGCCATGATGGTTAGTTTGCGGATAGCCCACCCGCTTTCCAGTTCACTGTGCTCTAGCTGGAATCCTTTTCTTTTTAGCAGACGAAACAATTGCTCAATATACCACCGTTGGGAATACCAACGTACTATCTGAAGGGCGTCCGCTACTGAATTAACCGGATGAGTAGTCAACAGCTTCCAGTTTACCTGTTGCGACGCCTCCGGATAATTAACTTCGGAAACATCGACTACTGAAAGGGATACCCGTTCAGGTGATTCGTCTCTAAGCCGGCCAGGCTTCAGCAGGGTAACCCGGTCAAAACGGACCTGCATCCGGGCTTGCGTTTTTGATATCCCGATGGAGTTGACTGCACAATATCCATTTCGTAGCTTCCCTGCACGGGTAGTTCCTTTAAATGGGCATGCAGCCTTTTCCCGTTATCCAACTTACGATTCTGGCTGTCGCGAACCAAAAGGTGAACCGTTCCACCAGGCGCATCACTAAATTGTTTATAAATATCTTCTTCCCGGTCTTCGATAATGGTTACCATGTCTGCCGCCTGGAGAGACAACCGGCTTTTTATTGAGCTCTTCAGCCATTGTATCTTTTTCCTATGAAACTTGAGTCAGGAAATTCGTTTCAGCAATATCATTACGCGCAATTGTGTAGAGGAAGTAAAAAAAGGAACGGAGCAATTATCTACAGTGTGGTTGTTCCTGCGAGATACCACATTCCATCTGTATTTGCCAACTAGACTGAAGTGTCTTCGACAACAAATAAGAGAATTGTCGGAAAGAAAGTTCTGATAGAGGTACTTGCGAACAGTCTGCGGATGACTATCGAACATTGCTTAACGAAGAATACACGTTTTTTACAACTTGAAAGAGAGGGCAGTGGTTGAAAGTGGGATTGCATCTGTTGTGGGCATCTTAGGTTTATCGGTGAGAAGTTAGGTTTGGAGGGCGAACGAATACTTGGTCTTCCAGGCAACTGCTATTGAGCAATTTTTTGTTGCATTAATACAAAATTCTATTTTTAGAGATTAATTTTGTATCCTATGAATAATTATCCAGATCATACAAATCGAAAAAGAGATTATTGGGAATTGGTTTGGAATAAATTCAGGGAGGGAGATCGGAGAGCTTTTGAAACTATTTATAACGAGTTTTCAGATGTGCTTTTTGCTTATGGCTCAAAAGTTACATCGGACCATGAGATGTTAAAAGACTGCATTCAGGATGTTTTTATTGACATTTATAAATACGGTACAGAATTAAGAAATCCTGGTTCACTTGAGTTTTACCTGTTTAAAACATTGAAAAGAAATATATTCAGGAAACTTAAAGAACAAAGCGGAATAAAACTGGCAGATATTCAATCCAATAGTTTTTATTTGAAGTTCGAACTTGAAGAACGAAATGAGCAGGAGGAGATGTTGGATGAAGGATTGTTGAAGCTTCAGGCTCATTTAAAAAGTTTAAATCCCGTACAACGGGAACTTTTGTACCTGAAGTTCAACAGTGGACTTTCCTACGTTGAGATCGGCCGTATTCTCGACATTAAGCCCGATACAGTAAAAAAGCAAGTATACCGTTTACTGGATGGTTTACGCAGTCAATTGTCGAAGAATCCGCTCGAATTGCTTTTCATTTACTTCGCAGAATAGAAACCTTTCTTTAGTCTATTTCCTTAATCAACTCCCGGATTTAACAGAAAAGTTCGTTTTTTAACTTTTTTTTGTGATCAAATCATCTCACAGTCACTATGTTTGGTTGATTTATGTTTTTCAACATGTAATATTTTTGTCCCGTTTTGGGAGATTCTTACTCTTGTTTGTGAATAAATGTTAAACGGATGAATATATACGAGAGGCTCATAGAGAACCCCTTATTTTTCAAGTGGATTTATCATCCTTCACCGGAGTTGGAAGACTACTGGCAAAAATATATGCAGTTAAATCCGGACGAAGCCCGATATATTGACGATCTGAAAAGACAATTTGATCAGATGCGGTATTCGGAGAGCGAGTTTTCGTTGATAGAAAAGAAGACCATTGCCAAACGAATTTTGGAGCAGTTGGATTTGATTGACCGAAAAGAAAAGAGAATTCGTTTACTCAAATCCATTTCACAATATGCAGCGATCGCCCTTTTGTTTTTTACGGTTGGAGGCGGTTCTGTCTATTTCTGGCTAAAGCCGAATCAGCCTGATTTTTTTGCGGAACAAACAGCAATCCCTGTTAATAGCAGCGAGCCTGTTTTGATTTTGAACAATAAAGACAAGATTGACCTAAAAGGTAAGGAATCGGTGTTGGATTATTCAAAGCGGGATACCATTATGCTCAATGGGGGACATGTGGTCAATGCAGATAAGGACAACAATAATCCGGTAATGAATCAGCTGATTATTCCTTATGGCAGTCATTCAAAAGTTTGTTTGTCTGATGGAACCGTTGTTTGGTTGAATGCTGGAAGCCGATTAGTTTATCCCTCGCGTTTTATTAAAAAAACAAGAGAAGTATATTTGATTGGGGAGGCTTTCTTCCATGTTCATAAAAATCCTGATCAGCCATTTATCGTTCGGGCCGGAGGACAGGATATAAAAGTTTTGGGGACTAAATTTAACGTTTCGGCATACCCCGAGGATGATATCATTCAGACTGTTCTTGCCGAAGGATCGGTGAGTTTACATACGGAGGGAGCCGGATTCTTTTCAAAGGATTTAAAGCTTGAACCGAATCAGATGGCATCTTTCAATAAGAACAGTCGAAATACAAAGATAAAATCTGTCGTTGCCAGTAATTATACTTCCTGGACAAAAGGTTTACTCAGTTTTCATGGAGCTGACTTGAGCCGGATTACAAAGAAGTTAGAACGTTATTACAATATTCATATCAACTATCAGAATCCGTTACAATCTACTATTCCAATTACCGGGAAGCTTGATCTTAGTCAGGGACGTGATAATGCTTTCAAATATCTGGAACAAGCAGCCGGAGTAATATTTGTTAAACTAAACGAGAATAATTATGAGGTAAAATGAAAAACCGGAAAATGGTGACGCATTTCCCGGTCTAATTAAATACCAATTAAAATCAGCATTTATTAACGCTTAAAGCTTTACAAAGCTATGAAAAAAAATCCACTTGCGGACCTTCCTCGGGGGGGAGGTCTAATTAAATTATGGCGAATCATGCGCTTAACTTTGTTCTTAATATGTGTATCACTAATGACGGCTTTAGCTGATAATAGCTATGCACAGTCAACCCGCCTCAATATCAATGTTGATAATGGGACGATAAGAGACGTTCTAAGTTATATAGAGGATAATAGTGATTTTGTATTTCTGTATAATAGCGATGACCTGGATGTTACTCGTCGGGTTCGCATTCGTCTGAAAGAAGCATCCGTAGATCAAATATTGGAGGAGGTTTTGAAAGGACAGAATGTAAGTTTTAATATTTATAAACGTCAGATAGTTATTCATCGAAAAATAAATAATGAAGCAACTATCGTGCAGCAGGAATCTAATACTGTTGTTGGGAAAGTAACTGATACTTCCGGTTCTCCAGTTCCCGGGGTGACAATTGTTGCAAAAGGAACCAATAACGGAACGATTACTGATAGTGATGGAAATTATTCTCTGGAAGTGAAGCCGGACGTGAAAACGTTGGTTTTTTCATTTGTTGGAATGAAAACTCAGGAGGTAAATATAGGAAAACGACATGTGATTAATGTACGGCTGGAAGAAGCTTCTATAGGCTTGGACGAAGTTGTGGCAGTTGGCTATGGAGTGCAGAAGAAGGAGTCTCTTACCGGGGCGATTTCGGGGGTGACATCAAAGGATCTGGAGGATGTTCACGCCACAACAGTTAGTTCTGCATTGGCTGGTAAAATTGCGGGAGTCTCTTTTCGAATGCCGGATGGACGACCAGGTGCCAGTGCTAATATTCAAATACGTAACATGGGAGATCCGCTGTATGTAATTGATGGAATTCAGAAAGATGCGGGCCAATTTAATAATTTGTCTCCTAACGATATCGAAAGTATTAGTGTATTGAAAGATGCATCCGCCGCTATTTATGGTGTGCGTGCAGCTAACGGAGTTGTGGTGGTCACCACCAAAAGAGGTAAGTTAGGTTCAAAAAACACAATTAACGTAGATGCATATACCGGATGGCAAAATTGGTCACGTTTTCCGGAGACAGTCAATGCATATGATTGGATGCTTGGTAAAGCTGATGCAGAAATGAATCTTGATGGGCATACCAATATTACTCCGGAAGAACTTGCTAAGTGGAAGGCCGGAACCGAGCCTGGCTACC
This Prolixibacter sp. NT017 DNA region includes the following protein-coding sequences:
- a CDS encoding cupin domain-containing protein is translated as MIARTIQSAPKKENPHGVEVHKMYDDPSAQIMHMTLQPGEGLKPHATPVDVTFYVLEGKLTVLIGDESERFDEGTLIESPANIVHSLLNESERVARVLVTKAPRPSGPGKIKSSE
- a CDS encoding SRPBCC family protein; translation: MAIHPVKNISISIERAVDEVYRFTSNPANFPMWVEFIDSITKKNSIWLAGTDLGNLKIEITPQNEFGILDHQVALPDGTIVDNPMRVMANGEGCELIFTLFWMPGRSEEEFKQDAKAVERDLKRLKKLMEEES
- a CDS encoding SDR family NAD(P)-dependent oxidoreductase — translated: MVQNETAKQTVLITGASSGIGKITAQVFANQGFRVLGTSRRKVPDAEGVEMLELNVCSDESVRQCVAEVLAKVERIDILVNNAGVEHLGIVEETTMKEVYSVFETNFFGVVRVTNAILPFMRKHRNGRIINIGSLAAWVGEPGEAFYSASKHALSGYTEALRHEVWPFGIDVSLVEPAAFKTNVINAASISKETNPEYNAVRSAARQTLQDSMGKGGDPMKVARLILKIARTRSPRFRYGVGAGARWIPYLRILLPQRTFDKLLRRGFGLRKIEDMNR
- a CDS encoding SRPBCC domain-containing protein, producing the protein MKIFREPDLSGRPYSLTVEKEMDLEAEILFRAWTKEFDTWFAAPGSVLMTGQVNTPFFFETEFQPDENSELFRYPHYGRFLQVVPSELVQITWITGEGGTSGAETVVTVEFIPKGDKTLLRLSHSGFPDEDSRNGHEQAWPMALEQLAWQYQ
- a CDS encoding class I SAM-dependent methyltransferase, which produces MERPDNTAVRTALWRALHVQVDAEPYILEDEIGLKLVAPSDDWQQRPDMRFTQRLRASVVGRARFVEDFIVDQSKRGISQLVVLGAGLDTFAQRKTGIASKLQIYEIDRTATLDWKRQRLTELGFRIPKFLHYVGVNFEMSSWWDRLLKAGFDVNQPTVLTCTGVSLYLTREANVAMLNQVAELAPGSKVAISFYLPVDLLDEEDRAMQNLAEKGAQEAGTPMMSFFSPDELLALGTEAGINDVRLVTTKDLEYSYFSNRTDNLLPASGEIFLLGTTSKSD
- a CDS encoding WD40 repeat domain-containing protein yields the protein MMKIGRVFFGKDNKYGILNLLIASVVFFPSTLVGQESVRSYKTVARNETPNYAEFSPDGKCIAAGVLGAVRVWRSQSNEFKDYPTKLKNETPAFVRFSSDGNYIAAGVFGAVRVWELQSNEYRDFPTKLKNETPKYVCFSPAGKHMAAGVFGAVRVWNVRSGKFADYPTKLRNETPKFVRFSPDGRYIVAGSYGTVRIWELAE
- a CDS encoding Crp/Fnr family transcriptional regulator; translated protein: MGYLREYYERIVKLRESEWDFIAAHFQKRVFDKKEIITGKGDTENYLSFIESGTVRFYIPDMENELTFNFSFGKEFTCAYDSFLTQTPSEYALQALTETIAWQISYADLQEVYSQTQVGNYLGRFASEKLFLAKSRRELSLLRYNAKERYLRLFREQPDILKLVPLKYIASYIGITPQGLSRIRRQIS
- the def gene encoding peptide deformylase gives rise to the protein MRIPILAIGHRMLKEKSQELSADYPELDRLIDNMWETMQNANGSGLAAPQVGVPIRLFIVDSKSTFESLDESDRATYYQSEDRGIKEAFINARITKRSEQYWEDEEGCLSIPGLSQPVRRPWSITVEYYNSDFIKQTQTFSGTTARIIQHEYDHVEGILYIDHLKPITKRLIQSRLKRIINGRVETNYPMNFPKGNRS
- a CDS encoding DUF1062 domain-containing protein yields the protein MSIEYTWEVKAANLPLLKRKCNHCESDRFYCSEKFRMNAQKKNIDIWLVYRCIKCDNTYNMSLFSRTKPELISKNLFNNFLENNTETVWAYAFSHEVSRRNNVELDFDSVEYDVKHENVSIEDILNFYTEAVAFKIKCPFDFRLKLSSVLRVCLELSASRLNKLIEEGVISVQEKHLEKRHKVKDGDIVQINSEKLRSVYHTWG
- a CDS encoding transposase, whose translation is MQVRFDRVTLLKPGRLRDESPERVSLSVVDVSEVNYPEASQQVNWKLLTTHPVNSVADALQIVRWYSQRWYIEQLFRLLKRKGFQLEHSELESGWAIRKLTIMAMQSALTILQLKFALQQSEQMPAKQSFSSGQIKCLKLLNEKYQGKTEKQRNPYSPETLAWAAWIIARIGGWKAYQSQSPRDR
- a CDS encoding RNA polymerase sigma factor, producing MNNYPDHTNRKRDYWELVWNKFREGDRRAFETIYNEFSDVLFAYGSKVTSDHEMLKDCIQDVFIDIYKYGTELRNPGSLEFYLFKTLKRNIFRKLKEQSGIKLADIQSNSFYLKFELEERNEQEEMLDEGLLKLQAHLKSLNPVQRELLYLKFNSGLSYVEIGRILDIKPDTVKKQVYRLLDGLRSQLSKNPLELLFIYFAE
- a CDS encoding FecR family protein, with product MIEKKTIAKRILEQLDLIDRKEKRIRLLKSISQYAAIALLFFTVGGGSVYFWLKPNQPDFFAEQTAIPVNSSEPVLILNNKDKIDLKGKESVLDYSKRDTIMLNGGHVVNADKDNNNPVMNQLIIPYGSHSKVCLSDGTVVWLNAGSRLVYPSRFIKKTREVYLIGEAFFHVHKNPDQPFIVRAGGQDIKVLGTKFNVSAYPEDDIIQTVLAEGSVSLHTEGAGFFSKDLKLEPNQMASFNKNSRNTKIKSVVASNYTSWTKGLLSFHGADLSRITKKLERYYNIHINYQNPLQSTIPITGKLDLSQGRDNAFKYLEQAAGVIFVKLNENNYEVK